One Microbacterium esteraromaticum genomic window carries:
- a CDS encoding gamma-glutamyl-gamma-aminobutyrate hydrolase family protein has translation MSDPGPAPVIGITTYRQPAGWGAWRDVPADLLPSDYALSVERAGGVPVLLPPLASREAARVALSRLDGLLIAGGADINPARYGQQPDPQVTVWYDDRDASELWLLAEADEARLPVLGICRGMQMMAVAAGGTLVQHLPDVVGHAVHAGPPDGYSSTEVTVDGPGRVTELIASRLSVPSHHHQAVDAHPGFRIVARDGDGVAQAMEADGDRFAVGVQWHPETADDSGVFDGLVAAARERAARRR, from the coding sequence TTGAGTGACCCGGGCCCGGCACCGGTCATCGGCATCACCACGTACCGCCAGCCGGCCGGCTGGGGGGCGTGGCGTGACGTGCCCGCCGACCTGCTGCCGTCGGACTACGCCCTGTCGGTCGAGCGCGCAGGGGGAGTGCCGGTGCTGCTTCCCCCGCTCGCCTCGCGCGAGGCGGCCCGTGTCGCACTGAGCCGGCTGGACGGACTGCTGATCGCGGGCGGGGCCGACATCAACCCCGCCCGCTACGGTCAGCAGCCGGACCCGCAGGTGACGGTCTGGTACGACGACCGGGATGCCTCGGAGCTGTGGCTGCTGGCAGAGGCCGACGAGGCGCGGCTGCCCGTGCTCGGCATCTGCCGCGGCATGCAGATGATGGCCGTCGCGGCGGGCGGGACCCTCGTGCAGCACCTGCCCGACGTGGTGGGCCATGCGGTGCACGCTGGCCCTCCAGACGGCTACAGCAGCACCGAGGTGACGGTCGACGGGCCTGGACGGGTCACCGAGCTGATCGCGTCGAGGCTGAGCGTGCCCAGTCATCACCATCAGGCCGTCGACGCCCACCCCGGATTCCGGATCGTCGCGCGCGACGGCGACGGCGTCGCGCAGGCGATGGAGGCCGACGGCGACCGCTTCGCCGTCGGCGTGCAGTGGCATCCGGAGACCGCCGACGACTCCGGAGTGTTCGACGGACTCGTCGCCGCAGCGAGGGAGCGCGCCGCGCGCCGCCGGTGA
- the der gene encoding ribosome biogenesis GTPase Der, whose amino-acid sequence MADEEYTGAPDDLVEKMASLDEDFAEQRATAMRASLGDYELEEDDAALLEGLARGEDAIEYSPALPVVAIVGRPNVGKSALVNRILGRREAVVEDTPGVTRDRVTYKAEWNDRRFSLVDTGGWEPDAKGIDRSVAAQAEVAIDLADMVLFVVDAKVGATSTDEYVVKLLRKSGKPVFLVANKIDDARQEPEAAALWNLGLGEPHPVSAIHGRGVADLLDLVIKKLPEVSAVAKAEIGGPRRVAIIGRPNVGKSSLLNKAAGEERVVVNDLAGTTRDPVDEIVELGGKMWRLVDTAGIRRRVHLQQGADFYASLRTSAALEKAEVAVVVLDVSQPISVQDLNIIDMVLESGRALVLAFNKWDRLSDDDMENADRRRYLEREIEQDLAHVAWAPRVNISAKTGRHLDKLVPALEQALENWDRRIPTGKFNAFITELVAAHPHPLRGGKQPRILFGTQASTRPPTFVLFTTGFLDPGYRRYVQRRLRELYSFEGTPIVINMRVRERRQR is encoded by the coding sequence ATGGCCGATGAAGAGTACACCGGCGCCCCCGACGATCTCGTGGAGAAGATGGCCTCGCTCGACGAGGACTTCGCCGAGCAGCGGGCCACCGCGATGCGCGCGTCGCTCGGCGACTACGAGCTCGAGGAAGACGATGCCGCTCTGCTCGAGGGGCTCGCACGCGGCGAAGACGCGATCGAGTACTCGCCGGCGCTGCCGGTCGTGGCGATCGTCGGGCGTCCCAACGTCGGCAAGTCGGCGCTGGTGAACCGCATCCTCGGCCGCCGTGAGGCGGTCGTCGAGGACACCCCCGGCGTCACCCGCGACCGCGTGACCTACAAGGCCGAGTGGAACGACCGTCGTTTCTCGCTGGTCGACACCGGCGGGTGGGAGCCGGATGCCAAGGGCATCGACCGCTCGGTGGCGGCACAGGCCGAGGTCGCGATCGACCTGGCCGACATGGTGCTGTTCGTCGTTGATGCGAAGGTCGGCGCCACCTCGACCGACGAGTACGTCGTGAAGCTGCTGCGCAAGAGCGGCAAGCCCGTCTTCCTCGTCGCGAACAAGATCGACGACGCCCGTCAGGAGCCCGAGGCAGCCGCTCTCTGGAACCTCGGCCTCGGCGAGCCGCACCCCGTGTCGGCCATCCACGGCCGCGGAGTCGCCGACCTGCTCGACCTGGTCATCAAGAAGCTGCCCGAGGTGTCGGCTGTGGCGAAGGCCGAGATCGGCGGCCCGCGCCGCGTCGCGATCATCGGCCGCCCGAACGTGGGCAAGTCGTCGCTGCTGAACAAGGCTGCGGGGGAGGAGCGTGTGGTCGTCAACGACCTCGCCGGCACCACCCGCGACCCGGTGGACGAGATCGTCGAACTGGGCGGGAAGATGTGGCGTCTGGTCGACACCGCGGGCATCCGCCGTCGCGTGCACCTGCAGCAGGGCGCCGACTTCTACGCGTCGCTTCGCACCTCGGCCGCGCTCGAGAAGGCCGAGGTCGCCGTCGTCGTGCTCGACGTGTCGCAGCCGATCAGCGTGCAGGACCTGAACATCATCGACATGGTGCTCGAGTCGGGGCGCGCGCTGGTGCTCGCGTTCAACAAGTGGGATCGTCTGTCGGATGACGACATGGAGAACGCCGATCGCCGCCGCTATCTCGAGCGCGAGATCGAGCAGGACCTCGCGCATGTCGCGTGGGCTCCGCGGGTGAACATCTCGGCCAAGACCGGCCGTCACCTCGACAAGCTCGTGCCCGCTCTCGAGCAGGCGCTGGAGAACTGGGACCGCCGCATCCCGACGGGCAAGTTCAACGCCTTCATCACCGAGCTCGTCGCCGCGCACCCGCACCCGCTTCGCGGCGGCAAGCAGCCACGCATCCTGTTCGGCACCCAGGCGTCGACCCGCCCGCCGACGTTCGTGCTGTTCACGACCGGATTCCTCGACCCCGGCTACCGTCGCTATGTGCAGCGTCGACTGCGCGAGCTGTACTCGTTCGAGGGAACCCCGATCGTCATCAACATGCGCGTGAGGGAGCGTCGACAGCGCTGA
- the scpB gene encoding SMC-Scp complex subunit ScpB: MTQTPPVDDTTDGDATLETTLETPLAERVEAILLIVDEPIALVALAASVHAPVPAVRQVLEALVEDYDGRGRGPRRGFELREVGGGWRLYVREDHDDLVADFIGGQAPARLSQAALETLAVIAYKQPVTRGQVASIRAVNVDSVVRTLLARGLITELFADSETGAINYGTSDQLLQHLGINSIDELPPISPLLDDGADGFEEGMIR; the protein is encoded by the coding sequence ATGACCCAGACGCCACCGGTGGACGACACGACGGACGGCGACGCGACCCTCGAGACGACCCTCGAGACGCCGCTCGCGGAGCGGGTGGAGGCGATCCTGCTGATCGTCGACGAGCCGATCGCGCTGGTCGCCCTCGCCGCTTCGGTGCACGCGCCGGTGCCGGCGGTGCGCCAGGTGCTCGAAGCCCTCGTGGAGGACTACGACGGGCGAGGGCGAGGCCCCAGGCGCGGCTTCGAGCTGCGCGAGGTCGGCGGCGGATGGCGCCTGTACGTGCGGGAGGACCACGACGACCTCGTCGCGGACTTCATCGGGGGGCAGGCTCCGGCCCGGCTGTCGCAGGCGGCCCTCGAAACGCTCGCCGTCATCGCCTACAAGCAGCCCGTGACACGTGGCCAGGTGGCGTCCATCCGCGCCGTCAACGTCGATTCGGTCGTGCGCACGCTGCTCGCGCGCGGCCTCATCACGGAGCTGTTCGCCGACTCCGAGACCGGCGCGATCAACTACGGCACCTCCGACCAGCTGCTGCAGCACCTCGGGATCAACTCGATCGACGAGCTGCCGCCCATCTCACCGCTGCTCGACGACGGCGCCGATGGCTTCGAAGAGGGAATGATCCGATGA
- a CDS encoding ParA family protein: protein MADKVTKTRSKAAKGDDTPIGPTGRPYQGFPIPAPLDSHGPARIIALCNQKGGVGKTTTSINLAASLAEYGRRVLAVDFDPQGALSAGLGIQTHDVPTVYDLLLDTKRDPREAIVRSSVENLDVLPANIDLSAAEVHLVNEVARETILSRVLRHVSGEYDVILIDCQPSLGLLTVNALTAAHGVLIPLECEFFALRGVALLIETIDKVRDRLNPAIELDGLLATMYDPRTLHSREVLERVVEAFGDDVLETVIGRTVKFPDASVSGVPITEFAPEHAAAQAYLRLARELVARGAVA, encoded by the coding sequence ATGGCGGACAAGGTGACGAAGACCAGGTCGAAGGCGGCGAAGGGCGACGACACCCCCATCGGCCCGACCGGTCGTCCCTATCAGGGGTTCCCGATCCCCGCGCCGCTCGATTCGCACGGCCCGGCGCGCATCATCGCCCTGTGCAACCAGAAGGGCGGCGTCGGCAAGACGACGACCTCCATCAACCTCGCCGCCTCGCTCGCCGAGTACGGCCGCAGGGTGCTCGCCGTCGACTTCGACCCGCAGGGCGCGCTGTCGGCTGGCCTCGGCATCCAGACGCACGACGTGCCCACCGTCTACGACCTGCTGCTGGACACCAAACGCGACCCGCGTGAGGCGATCGTGCGGTCGTCGGTCGAGAACCTCGACGTGCTGCCCGCGAACATCGACCTCTCGGCGGCGGAGGTGCACCTCGTCAACGAGGTGGCGCGCGAGACCATCCTCTCGCGCGTGCTCCGGCACGTGTCGGGTGAGTACGACGTCATCCTCATCGACTGCCAGCCATCGCTCGGCCTGCTCACGGTGAACGCGCTGACGGCTGCGCACGGCGTGCTGATCCCGCTGGAGTGCGAGTTCTTCGCGCTGCGCGGCGTGGCACTGCTGATCGAGACGATCGACAAGGTGCGCGACCGGCTCAACCCCGCCATCGAACTCGACGGCCTGCTCGCGACCATGTACGACCCGCGCACGCTCCACTCGCGCGAGGTTCTGGAGCGCGTGGTCGAGGCATTCGGGGACGACGTCCTCGAGACCGTGATCGGTCGCACCGTGAAGTTCCCCGATGCGTCGGTGTCGGGGGTTCCCATCACCGAGTTCGCGCCCGAGCACGCCGCAGCACAGGCGTACCTGCGACTGGCGCGGGAGCTGGTCGCCCGTGGCGCCGTCGCCTGA
- a CDS encoding aldehyde dehydrogenase family protein, whose amino-acid sequence MRIPTTPFGAGGTFTVLNPATGDRVADVPQADLAETDAAIERAHRAYPAWRAIAPGERARLLRSFAAAVDAHIGELAELEVAGSGHTIGNARWEAGNVRDVLNYYSASPERHFGRQIPVPGGVDITFHEPLGVVGIIVPWNFPMPIAGWGFGPALAAGNTVVLKPAELTPLTAMRLGELALEAGIPEGVFTVIPGKGSVVGDRFVTHPLVRKVCFTGSTDVGKGIMRGCADQVKRLTLELGGKNANIVFDDADLEKAAASAPGAGLDNAGQDCCARSRILVQQSVYDRFLELLQPAVEAFRVKDPAAEDAEMGPLISARQRDSVASALIDADVAFRGQAPDASSGYWLAPTVVMPRGTTDPVWSQELFGPVLAVMPFTDEADAIAKANDTEYGLSGSIFTRDIGRALRVARGVESGNLSVNSHSSVRYWTPFGGFKQSGLGRELGPDAPDSFSEVKNVFISTEN is encoded by the coding sequence ATGAGGATCCCCACGACACCCTTCGGAGCGGGCGGCACCTTCACCGTCCTGAACCCTGCCACCGGCGATCGCGTCGCCGACGTGCCGCAGGCCGATCTCGCAGAGACCGATGCCGCGATCGAGCGTGCACACCGCGCCTATCCGGCCTGGCGGGCGATCGCGCCCGGCGAGCGGGCACGCCTGCTGCGCTCGTTCGCGGCGGCGGTCGACGCGCACATCGGCGAGCTCGCAGAGCTCGAGGTGGCGGGCAGCGGCCACACGATCGGCAACGCCCGGTGGGAGGCGGGCAACGTCCGCGACGTGCTGAACTACTACAGTGCGTCACCGGAACGTCATTTCGGACGCCAGATCCCGGTTCCCGGCGGTGTGGACATCACTTTCCACGAGCCGCTCGGGGTGGTCGGCATCATCGTGCCGTGGAACTTCCCGATGCCGATCGCCGGCTGGGGATTCGGGCCCGCGCTCGCGGCGGGCAACACGGTGGTGCTCAAGCCGGCCGAGCTCACCCCGCTCACGGCGATGCGTCTTGGCGAGCTGGCGCTCGAGGCGGGCATCCCAGAGGGCGTCTTCACCGTCATCCCCGGCAAGGGCAGCGTCGTCGGCGACCGGTTCGTCACCCACCCGCTGGTGCGCAAGGTCTGCTTCACCGGGTCGACCGATGTCGGCAAGGGCATCATGCGCGGCTGTGCCGACCAGGTGAAGCGGCTCACACTCGAGCTCGGCGGCAAGAACGCCAACATCGTGTTCGATGACGCGGACCTGGAGAAGGCCGCGGCATCCGCCCCGGGTGCGGGGCTCGACAACGCCGGCCAGGACTGCTGCGCGCGTTCGCGCATCCTCGTGCAGCAGAGCGTGTACGACCGCTTCCTCGAACTGCTGCAGCCGGCGGTCGAGGCCTTCCGCGTGAAGGACCCCGCCGCCGAGGACGCCGAGATGGGGCCGCTGATCTCGGCGAGGCAGCGCGACTCCGTCGCCTCTGCGCTGATCGACGCCGATGTCGCCTTCCGCGGCCAGGCACCCGACGCGTCGAGCGGGTACTGGCTCGCCCCCACCGTGGTCATGCCACGGGGAACGACCGATCCGGTGTGGTCGCAGGAGCTGTTCGGCCCGGTGCTGGCGGTCATGCCCTTCACCGACGAGGCGGATGCCATCGCCAAGGCCAACGACACCGAGTACGGGCTGTCAGGATCGATCTTCACCCGCGACATCGGCCGTGCGCTGCGTGTCGCCAGAGGCGTGGAGAGCGGCAACCTGTCGGTCAACTCGCACTCGTCGGTGCGGTACTGGACCCCGTTCGGCGGGTTCAAGCAGTCGGGGCTCGGGCGCGAGCTCGGACCGGACGCACCGGACTCGTTCTCCGAGGTGAAGAACGTCTTCATCTCCACCGAAAACTGA
- a CDS encoding prephenate dehydrogenase: MSDSNGARAPQNAARLSGTVRVVGAGLLGSSIGHALRAKGVDVVLADASPAQLRLAIDYGAGRAAREDDAPRLIVVAVPPDVTADVIEAELAAYPDAVVTDVASVKLEPFDELRRRGVDLVRYIGSHPLAGRERGGAISARADLFIGRPWVVCRDEQTRAADLALVEALALDVGAMPLEMTPEEHDRAVALTSHVPQMVASLLAGRLAEAEEGSLRLAGQGVRDMTRIAASAPELWVQILGANAAPVVELLDALAVDLKEVADALREPEAPGARRTVADAIRQGNEGVERLPGKHGQNRRFETLVVMVDDTPGQLARLFGELGELGVNVEDLRLEHSPGAQFGLAEISVAPAALRGAIDGLEERGWRIAGNTND; the protein is encoded by the coding sequence GTGAGCGATTCCAATGGTGCGCGCGCGCCGCAGAATGCGGCGCGGCTCTCGGGGACGGTGCGCGTCGTCGGAGCCGGGCTCCTCGGCTCGAGCATCGGCCACGCGCTGCGTGCCAAGGGCGTGGACGTCGTGCTCGCCGACGCCTCGCCCGCGCAGCTGCGCCTCGCCATCGACTACGGCGCGGGTCGTGCCGCCCGCGAAGACGACGCCCCCCGGCTGATCGTCGTGGCCGTGCCGCCGGATGTGACCGCAGACGTCATCGAGGCCGAGCTGGCAGCATACCCGGATGCTGTCGTCACCGACGTCGCGAGCGTGAAACTCGAGCCGTTCGACGAGCTGCGCCGCCGCGGCGTCGACCTCGTCCGCTACATCGGCTCGCATCCGCTCGCCGGGCGCGAGCGAGGGGGCGCGATCTCGGCGCGCGCCGACCTGTTCATCGGTCGCCCGTGGGTCGTGTGCCGCGACGAGCAGACGCGGGCCGCCGACCTCGCGCTGGTCGAGGCTCTCGCGCTCGATGTCGGCGCCATGCCGCTGGAGATGACTCCAGAGGAGCACGACCGGGCCGTCGCGCTCACGTCGCACGTGCCCCAGATGGTCGCGAGTCTGCTCGCCGGCCGGCTCGCCGAGGCCGAGGAGGGCTCGCTGCGTCTCGCCGGCCAGGGAGTGCGCGACATGACCCGCATCGCGGCCTCGGCGCCCGAGCTATGGGTGCAGATCCTCGGCGCGAACGCGGCGCCGGTCGTGGAACTGCTGGATGCACTGGCCGTCGACCTCAAGGAGGTGGCCGACGCGCTTCGCGAGCCCGAGGCACCGGGCGCACGGCGCACGGTGGCCGACGCCATCCGCCAGGGCAACGAGGGCGTCGAGCGGCTGCCGGGCAAGCACGGTCAGAACCGCCGCTTCGAGACGCTCGTCGTCATGGTCGACGACACCCCCGGTCAGCTGGCGCGCCTGTTCGGCGAGCTCGGCGAGCTGGGAGTGAACGTGGAGGATCTGCGTCTGGAGCACTCTCCCGGCGCCCAGTTCGGTCTCGCAGAGATCAGCGTGGCACCCGCCGCGCTGCGCGGTGCGATCGATGGACTGGAAGAACGCGGCTGGCGGATTGCGGGGAACACGAATGACTAG
- a CDS encoding segregation and condensation protein A, giving the protein MAPSPEDVLEPAGSAQGAPVEPVAEPTEGFRVSLSNFDGPFDLLLNLISKHELDITEVSLSRVTDEFISYLKELDGDAELDQASEFLVVAATLLDMKIAGLLPQGELVDAESVALLEARDLLFARLLQYRAFKEVSAWFARCLQREDRRHVRAVPLDEKHRRKTPELVWTLSPSDFAALALMAFAPKELPTVGLDHLHAPLVSIREQAAVVVTLLRSTESLTFRDLVAGVSEPGIVVARFISVLELYRHAALSFEQLEPLGELTLRWSAESWSDEQLATLGADYDK; this is encoded by the coding sequence GTGGCGCCGTCGCCTGAGGACGTCCTCGAGCCCGCCGGCAGCGCTCAGGGCGCGCCGGTCGAGCCGGTCGCCGAGCCGACCGAGGGGTTCCGGGTCTCGCTGTCGAACTTCGACGGACCGTTCGATCTGCTGCTGAACCTGATCTCCAAGCACGAGCTCGACATCACCGAGGTGTCGCTGAGCCGCGTCACCGACGAGTTCATCTCGTACCTGAAGGAGCTGGACGGAGACGCCGAGCTCGACCAGGCCTCCGAGTTCCTCGTCGTCGCCGCGACGCTGCTCGACATGAAGATCGCAGGCCTGCTGCCGCAGGGCGAGCTCGTCGACGCCGAATCCGTGGCGCTGCTCGAGGCGCGGGACTTGCTGTTCGCGCGGCTGCTGCAGTACCGGGCGTTCAAAGAGGTCTCGGCGTGGTTCGCCCGCTGTCTGCAGCGGGAGGATCGCCGCCATGTGCGGGCCGTTCCCCTTGACGAGAAGCACCGCCGCAAGACGCCGGAGCTGGTCTGGACGCTGAGCCCGTCGGACTTCGCCGCCCTCGCCCTGATGGCCTTCGCGCCCAAGGAGCTGCCGACCGTCGGCCTCGATCACCTGCACGCGCCGCTGGTGAGCATCCGCGAGCAGGCCGCGGTCGTCGTGACCCTGCTGCGCAGCACCGAATCCCTGACCTTCCGCGACCTCGTCGCGGGAGTGAGCGAACCAGGCATCGTCGTGGCGCGCTTCATCTCGGTGCTCGAGCTGTACCGCCATGCCGCGCTGTCGTTCGAGCAGCTCGAGCCGCTCGGCGAGCTGACGCTGCGCTGGTCGGCGGAGAGCTGGTCGGATGAGCAGCTCGCCACGCTCGGCGCCGACTACGACAAGTGA
- the cmk gene encoding (d)CMP kinase, producing the protein MTSADKFIAIDGPAGSGKSSVSKEIARRRGYGYLDTGAAYRALAWHVLDRGDDTADADAVRAAASDFPFSQGLDPDDRIVRVGDVDVTAAIREPRVSGAVSGVARVPEIRVQVNEMFRRIVAESAYPAVIVEGRDITTVVAPDAPVRILLTAAPEVRAARRAGELAGENAAAVAEALHKRDASDSTVVDFLNAAEGVDVVDSTELDFAQTIDAVLAVIAQRRDADRGA; encoded by the coding sequence ATGACTAGCGCTGACAAGTTCATCGCGATCGACGGGCCGGCGGGATCCGGCAAGTCCAGCGTCTCGAAGGAGATCGCGCGCCGCCGGGGCTACGGCTACCTCGACACCGGCGCCGCGTACCGTGCGCTCGCATGGCACGTCCTCGACCGCGGAGACGACACCGCGGATGCCGATGCCGTCCGCGCAGCGGCATCCGACTTCCCGTTCTCGCAGGGGCTCGACCCCGACGACCGGATCGTGCGCGTCGGTGATGTCGACGTGACCGCAGCCATCCGCGAGCCGCGGGTGTCCGGCGCCGTCAGCGGCGTCGCCCGCGTGCCCGAGATCCGTGTGCAGGTGAACGAGATGTTCCGCCGGATCGTCGCGGAGTCCGCCTATCCCGCGGTGATCGTCGAGGGACGAGACATCACCACCGTCGTGGCGCCGGACGCGCCGGTGCGGATCCTGCTCACCGCGGCGCCGGAGGTGCGCGCCGCCCGGCGCGCCGGCGAGCTCGCGGGCGAGAACGCCGCCGCTGTCGCGGAAGCGCTGCACAAGCGCGACGCGTCCGACAGCACCGTCGTCGACTTCCTCAACGCCGCCGAAGGCGTTGACGTGGTCGACTCCACCGAACTTGATTTCGCGCAGACCATCGACGCCGTGCTCGCGGTGATCGCCCAGCGGCGCGACGCTGACAGAGGAGCTTGA
- a CDS encoding pseudouridine synthase, producing MSIDRPRMDQPDGIRLQKALANAGVASRRVIEQYIVEGRIRVNGKTVTELGTRIDPETDLIDVDGTAVQLDVSKRYVMLNKPTGVVSTMKDENGRPDLRRFTKEWPERLYNVGRLDAETSGLLILTNDGELAHVLAHPSFGVTKVYIAKVSGAVTAQTIAQLTRGIELEDGPIKADKARLLDVSRGSSLVELTLHSGRNRIVRRMMAAVGHPVDELVRRQFGPLHLGTLPVGKARELTKIERGALLTLSRQDSPAPAASEQRRAHDSPQENE from the coding sequence ATGAGCATCGACCGACCCCGGATGGACCAGCCCGACGGCATCCGCCTGCAGAAGGCGCTGGCCAACGCCGGCGTGGCCTCGCGCCGAGTGATCGAGCAGTACATCGTCGAGGGCCGCATCCGCGTCAACGGGAAGACCGTAACCGAACTGGGCACCCGCATTGACCCCGAGACCGACCTCATCGATGTCGACGGCACCGCCGTGCAGCTCGACGTCTCGAAGCGCTACGTGATGCTGAACAAGCCGACCGGCGTGGTCAGCACCATGAAGGACGAGAACGGCCGGCCCGACCTCCGCCGCTTCACGAAGGAGTGGCCGGAGCGGCTGTACAACGTCGGGCGGCTGGACGCCGAGACCAGCGGCCTCCTCATCCTCACCAACGACGGCGAGCTTGCCCACGTGCTCGCGCACCCCTCGTTCGGCGTCACCAAGGTGTACATCGCGAAGGTGTCGGGTGCGGTCACCGCGCAGACGATCGCGCAGCTGACGCGCGGGATCGAGCTCGAGGACGGCCCGATCAAGGCAGACAAGGCGAGGCTGCTCGATGTCTCGCGCGGGTCGAGTCTCGTCGAGCTCACCCTGCATTCGGGGCGCAACCGGATCGTCCGGCGCATGATGGCAGCGGTCGGGCATCCCGTCGACGAACTGGTGCGCCGCCAGTTCGGTCCGCTGCACCTGGGAACTCTCCCGGTCGGGAAGGCGCGCGAGCTGACTAAAATCGAACGAGGCGCACTGCTGACTCTGTCGCGCCAGGATTCCCCGGCGCCCGCTGCCTCCGAGCAGCGACGAGCGCACGACAGCCCTCAGGAGAACGAGTGA
- a CDS encoding 3-oxoacyl-ACP reductase — protein MGKLEGKVGVITGGCSGIGLATAKKFVAEGAKVVIGDLDEENGPRIADELGGVFVKVNVTDQAEVENLFKVAHDTYGRIDIAFNNAGISPASDDSILKTGIDAWNLVQDVNLTSVYYCCKAVLPYMLGQGSGSIINTASFVAIMGAATSQISYTASKGGVLAMTRELGVQFARKGIRVNALCPGPVNTPLLQELFAKDPERAARRLVHVPMGRFAEPEEIANAVSFLGSDESSFITAMDFLVDGGLSNAYVTPLESDFE, from the coding sequence ATGGGAAAGCTCGAGGGCAAGGTCGGCGTCATCACCGGCGGATGCAGCGGAATCGGTCTCGCGACGGCGAAGAAGTTCGTCGCGGAGGGCGCGAAGGTCGTCATCGGCGACCTCGACGAGGAGAACGGCCCGCGCATCGCAGACGAACTCGGCGGCGTCTTCGTCAAGGTGAACGTCACGGATCAGGCTGAGGTCGAGAACCTGTTCAAGGTCGCGCACGACACGTACGGGCGCATCGACATCGCGTTCAACAACGCGGGCATCTCGCCCGCGTCGGACGACTCGATCCTGAAGACCGGGATCGACGCCTGGAACCTGGTGCAGGACGTCAACCTCACCAGCGTCTACTACTGCTGCAAGGCCGTGCTGCCGTACATGCTCGGGCAGGGCAGCGGATCGATCATCAACACCGCGTCGTTCGTGGCCATCATGGGCGCCGCTACCTCGCAGATCTCCTACACCGCCTCGAAGGGCGGCGTGCTCGCGATGACACGTGAACTGGGCGTGCAGTTCGCGCGCAAGGGCATCCGGGTGAATGCTCTGTGCCCGGGGCCGGTCAACACCCCCCTGCTGCAGGAGCTGTTCGCCAAGGACCCCGAGCGCGCCGCTCGCCGGCTCGTGCACGTGCCGATGGGCCGCTTCGCCGAGCCGGAGGAGATCGCGAACGCCGTGTCCTTCCTCGGCAGCGACGAGTCGAGCTTCATCACGGCGATGGACTTCCTCGTCGACGGCGGACTCTCGAACGCCTACGTGACACCGCTGGAGAGCGACTTTGAGTGA
- a CDS encoding FadR/GntR family transcriptional regulator: MMDSPLVDAALHPVRGQMAFESCVEQLGSAIQLGIFRVGTKLPGERELAERLNVSRATLREAISALRAAGLVSTTRGRGGGTVVEPPARVWPADQNPPRRAEVDGLIIFRSVIEPGAAHRAALTDLTAEQRELLQTSLAEVDAAASPAEYRQADARLHLAISTVCGSDDLAHACSGVQVRIHQLLAEIPFLKKNIEHADAEHREIVAAILDGDAERARLTMAAHCDATAALLKGLLK; the protein is encoded by the coding sequence ATGATGGACTCCCCACTGGTGGACGCCGCGCTGCACCCGGTGCGCGGGCAGATGGCCTTCGAATCCTGCGTCGAGCAGCTCGGGTCGGCCATCCAGCTCGGCATCTTCCGGGTGGGGACGAAGCTGCCTGGCGAGCGCGAGCTCGCCGAGCGGCTCAACGTCTCGCGCGCCACCCTGAGGGAGGCCATCAGCGCCCTCCGCGCCGCCGGGCTCGTCTCCACGACCCGGGGGCGCGGAGGGGGCACCGTCGTCGAGCCGCCCGCGCGCGTGTGGCCCGCCGACCAGAACCCGCCGCGCAGAGCCGAGGTCGACGGCCTCATCATCTTCCGCTCGGTGATCGAGCCCGGTGCCGCGCACAGAGCCGCGCTCACGGATCTCACCGCTGAGCAGCGGGAGCTGCTGCAGACCAGCCTCGCCGAGGTGGACGCCGCCGCGTCGCCGGCCGAGTACCGGCAGGCGGATGCCCGTCTGCACCTCGCCATCAGCACGGTGTGCGGCTCGGACGACCTCGCCCACGCCTGCAGCGGCGTGCAGGTGCGGATCCACCAGCTGCTCGCCGAGATCCCATTCCTGAAGAAGAACATCGAACACGCCGATGCCGAGCATCGAGAGATCGTCGCGGCGATCCTCGACGGCGACGCCGAGCGGGCGCGCCTGACCATGGCCGCGCACTGCGACGCCACGGCCGCACTCCTGAAGGGCCTCCTGAAATGA